The Schistocerca nitens isolate TAMUIC-IGC-003100 chromosome 8, iqSchNite1.1, whole genome shotgun sequence genome includes the window gTATCAAAGTCAACCttcttttaactgtaatttaaATTGTTTCTGACATTTGACTATGAGGGACTTACCAGAAGTTATATATTTATGTTGAAAGTGTGAGTTTTATTGTGTATGAGAGTCAAATATATCGCTAACTGATGAAAagcaaagtttgtatgtctacttatttcataagtagaaagagtctaaaaattcctatAACTAGCATTATTCGACTGAGAAGAAGTCGAAAGTATTTCCAGCAGCCGGCTATCCAGTAAAGAaaagtggctgcaaattccaagtaagcCACTtcataaagaagtggaaggtgatTTGGGGGACTAAATCTAAATTCTGTAACTCAGATTCACTTTTATGTCAAACATTAGAACTTAGCAAAAGTACACCAGTACAGTAAGAAAAGTTGCAACGACAATTATCAAAAGAAACAtccaccttcaaatttagatccagTAGCTTCACAAAAATTTGTACCGGGTAACCATATCACAGAATGGGAATGTAGGAACTCGTTTTGGTAACCAACCCATAATTAGTAGTAATGAGATAAATGTTCAATCTGGATCCAGGGCTGGGGCCCAGGTCTGGAGGTTTATTAGGCCTTATTCCATATAAGTATGTTAACTTTACACACAAAATACCCACAAAAGAATGGTTGCTGCTTGAAGAACCAAGCTTAGCTACTAATAACCCACAACCTATAATAGCAGGGACAGTGGAAACTTCAGAGGCTAACATTTATAGATTTAGGGAGTGAGATAGCACTCATCTCAAACGCATTTTTTTAACTCTATACAGAATAAACAGCACTTACCTTTATTGCCAGTGACTGGAGTATACATAATCGGGATAACGGGAACAAATAGTAAACTTGTAAAATACGAAACTCAAGCGAACTGTTGTATTGGACATATGTTGTTTCATCAAACTCTTAATAGTAGAGAATATTAACAGAGATGTACTGTTTGGCTTAGATTGGTTGTTAAGAGTTTAAAGTTGTCATAAACTGACAATCATCATCTTTGTTATGGTAGAGGGGACAGTAGACGTTTGTAACAAATAGCCACATTGAGGAACAAACAATTTAGTGTCAGTGTCTACGATTAACAGCTACAGCACAATTATCACCAACAACTGATAATGTGGATCAATTAACACATCAAACTCATATACAAGACTAGTTAATGGATCCCTAATATTAAACGATCAAgagatttgtataaaattttaatggaGTATGAAGTGGCGTTTCCAGATTGTTCAGGTAACATGAGcgactataccagtaacttcaaaatcAAAGATGATACATTCTTTTGCAAACTGTATCCAATACCAGTTAGTTTGAAGGAAGCAGTTCAGGATGAGATTAACAGAATGATTGATGATAATATTATAGAACAAAGTTCCAGTGTAATGAATGATCATCTGGTCGTGGTGAACAAAGCTACAGGCGGGGTACGATTAATCTTATATGCTCGTACATTAAATCGACATACAGAAAGAGAGAGATCGACTGATTAATATCGACAAATTATTATCTATGTTCGAAAAGGCAAGATTCTTTAGTACAATCGACTTGAGCGCAGGATATTGGCACATAAAATTACATCCAGAATCCAAAAGTATACAGCCTTTTTGTTCGAAGGAAAATCTTATTTCAATGTATTGCCATTCAGATTTAACATGTGTGTGTCCATATTTATAAGTGTGTTAGATCAAACAACAGGGAGACACTCATTGAAGGATCTGACAATATATGTAGACGATATCTTCACAGCTATTTGGAAGGACTATCGTCTAACTTTGTGCAAGactggaaaaattaaaagaaaaaggtaTTACGGTGAagctgtctgaaatgtttttcaccCGCCACGAACTTAAATTCTTAGGTCCTATTATAGGGGTAAGAGGGAATTAGACTGGACCCTGAACGCATAAAAGCTATCAAAGAATGTCCGCACCCCAGAAATGTGAGACAATTAAAAGGATTTATAAGTATGGCCGGATACTATCAACGGTACATACGACGGCAAGAGTAAAATGACCTGAGAATTTTAAGTTTATTAAGAAAGGGAGTACCTTGGACTTGCGATCAAGGTGCAAATCATGCATGTGAAAATGTTAAAAGAGCGCTTGTTGAATCGCCCATATTACATCATCCATGAGTGAACCGTTCAAATTTTCGACATATGCACCTGATTACAGTGTTGCTGTCTAACATTTCCAAGGAGAAAGGGATCAAAGTAatgtaaaacacacaatcacagccTTTGCTAGCTGTAGCCTAAATAAGCACAAACCAAATTACACAGGTACCGAAAAGGAACAATTGGCGATTGTGTGGAGTATTCAAAAGTTTCAAACACTAGTATGGGGATCAGAAATCCATATTTACACTCATCATTACAAGCTTTATTCTTTCTGATGAGTAGTCTCTTACTACACAGGAGGTTGATGCAATAGATGCTTTTCCTACAGGAATACGATATGTAATAGGTTCAGAAAATATTGTACCTGATGCTTTGTCGAGGCTACCCATAGGAATGGAAGAATTGAAACATATGGAAGGGCCCGGCATTATTTTTGCCATTAATTTTGTCAGAGGAATATCCGAACATCATTGTAAagcaaatggctcaaagaataacagGAAATATGCATCATGATCCttatttcacataaatattttctatgtgtatccAGAACTCGTTACCCCTAATCAATTAGGAAAATGGGAAATTGTAGATCATAACTTAATTTGGAGAGACAGCATAACATCAGAGCGTTGGCACTTATGTATTCCGAAGGTAATGGAGGACGAACTTGTGTGGTATGTTCACACAGGATATGGACACCTCGGAATCAAAAAATGTATGTCCCATATGAATAAGTTTTACTATTTCAAGAAACTAGGTCATAAAATAGCAAGTGTGATTAGAACTTGTGGAGTAAAAAGAGAATAATACTCACgtgaaatacaaaatgtatcctatTATTCCCAAGTCATTATGCAACCTCAAAGCAGCAAATTTTTTTGGACGAATTCCACAAGGGAAGGGAGGAGTATCATATTTTGGTTATAATAGAATGCTGGTCAAAATTGTTGAACTATATCCCATTACAAGGGCAAATACACAGACGATTATACACTGTTTACAACAATACTTTCTAGAAGTAGGTAAACCAAAACTGTTTCTtacagataatggaccacaatttgtaACGAATTTAGAGAATTCCTAATGTGGGAAAGAATTCAACAAGTGTTTATATCCAATTATAACACATCAAATCCGCTTGAACGAGTAAGGAAGGAAATTGGAAAATTATGCCGTActtactgccatgaaaaacatactcCGTGTGCAACGAAAATTAAGATCTTTGAACTCATCCTAAATGAATTACCCCTTTTATCAACTGGGTTGACACCTTTAGAAGTTATGGGCAAACCTTTTATAGAAGAACCTCTAACTGTTTTAATTGGCCTGAACAACCTAGTGTCAATTACAAAGTAAATCAGGAAATAGTTTCTAAGAATTTAATTGAAAAGGCGCTACAAAGAGTATGTAAGCATAACGAAAAGGCTGTGGAACCTCAGTACCAAGTCGATGACCTGGTTCTTAGAAAACATCTTCACAGCTCGACtgaagaaagagactcataaatttGTCCAAAAATATGAGGGACCATACCGGGTACAAACTGTGATCCATCCTAAGACGTTATTTTTAGTAGCTCCCACAACTGGATGAGAGAAGGGGAAATACGTAAAGGATTAAAATTGTACATCCCCAAGGACGTTAACATTCCGAGTTAACGGGTAGAGTAACGACCGCCGGATCCCGAGATGCCTTCGGTGTTTCTTCCAGCactgaattcctttaaaatctagaaCTATCCTATCTTATTGCTTAGAAAACCATATGACTAGAATAGAGAACTTAATAGACTCACAGAAAAAAGTGATACCTAGATGAAAAACTGAAGagtattatatttgtggaaaatataattTTATGTGATTAGCTAAACAACTGTTAATTGTAGTGTAGAGATGATCTACTTTGTATTGAGTATTTTGTACCTTTTGAGATGCAATGTAGGtgggagggtttgtataaattttgaaagagAGTGGGTATTGTAGCTGAAAGCatgatttacaagaacagataaatcatgatTAAGTAAAAACACACCTTTCacacaaccctcacaaacaagtatGCCTGATTTTTCATCATTTGCCATTTCCATAAGGTTCCTAGATTTCCTTTGGGGACCTCAAAGGGTGAAAGTGGGACAAGTCCGTTCTGTAGGTGACGATTTAACACCAGTCCTCCTCCAGCATCTCACTCGGGTACGTGAGGGGTAGGGATCCTAGGAGAGAGGGCTtagaagggtttcctgtctttggagctatcttctttctcttcttcaatcctagCATCCAcatctattttttcttttcttacttctcatttgagaacCTGTCAATGTTTTCCCTCTTTTCATATTCAcatacttctatcgctgaagtctcTCCTTATTTCCGTGTTTACTTGAAACCTtaatcttatctttagataagaaagGCAAAACATCAGACTACACAAACATACATCcacatacacacaaatatacacttctaaACAAACCCACAAGCAAGGCATAGGTACTGATCCTAAGAGAAGGAGACAATATCgcgacaaaagtcacaaattttatagggattattctgggaagtgtgaattctatgaacaactagcattattatgtttcgtggaaataaatgagtgtcaaaagaacactttcatttcgcccagagttcctccaagctacaaatAATGAAATTAGTACATACTAGGAGGAGAACAAAACATCTGAATAGAAAATAGACTACTCGTGTCAAACACCTGAAGTTTACGactgaggggaaaaaaaggaaataaagaaaagaataagtcctcacaattcctaaatattaaaaccacgagtaaatgctcatgtcttaataacaaagtaaaataaggAAATAGCAGAGAAACAATAAGAGGAGAGAGAATTGTTAATGAAAGGAAAGGTATGTATATAATCATATTtaagaaatgtatactgttaacATATGAAATGATATAATAAGTGATATTATTTGCATAACAATTacatataaaatattgtgtgttcgatctggaggggggaggagggggtggaggatatctagtgattcgagaatttctgaatacattctagaaccactcagccttctaccatctcaaacacacAATCTTCTGgttatgagtgtgggatggtagaatcctacctactgtgcatcacatgtttgtgtgtgcaggcttAAAATCAGTCACAGGAAAAAAGTAGACGCAGCTAATAAACGGCAACGACAAGTACCTGCCTGGCAAAATCCacagatgttttagtgagtgtgaagaaccatggagtttagatgcagctctgtgcttattgggGCATTGACTATTGTTGTTATAACaaagacagttgaaaaagaactcttGAAATTTCTTGATGTACTTGCTATAGGCAAGActtactttttatatatatatatgttgaaagTGAGTTTTATTGTGTATGAAAATCAAATACATCATTAATTGACGAAAagcaaagtttgtatgtctacttatttcataagtagaaagagagTAAAAATTCCTTTGCCTAGCATTATTCAGCAGAGTAGAAGTTAAGGGATTCCAGCAGCCGGctatccagtaaagaagagtggctgcaaattccaagtaagtcacctcgtaaagtggaaggtggtttgggggaataaacgGAAATAACCCAAGATCCACATTCACAAttggaattacacacacacacacacacacacacacacacacacacacacacacacacacacacacacacacacacacacacgaccgctgTCTAGTCTCGgaaaatcagatccaaacaaattaCTCTATAACTCCCTGCCCCTCGTCAGCAACTGCcaggctagcagcaagaagtggtggcagcactgactgcaagctgaggggagtggcagGAAGGAGAGAAGCAGTAGTAATCAGGGAGTAGGGAAGCGGCACACATGCTCAGCTGCGCCCAGCCAGCGACTATGTACGACATctcacctcagtaaacaaaccatttcacctACAGAGACAAACgagatttttccattttttttcaaatttccctgatttccagaacctgtggcaaccctgtaATTACAATGTAACATATTTTGGACCATTTTCAGCACAAAATTCCAAATTAGTCTGTAGTATTAAAAACTGAAAATCTGATTTTTGTGCCATGTTGCAATATTAGAACTCCCCTTAACTATAGAAGCCATCCAAAAATGAGGAAATGATATGCCTCTTACATTCAAGTGTGCACACGAACTGTTTTCTATCATGTTACACAATTTTGGTAATCATTCTCCATTTGTATTGTCATAATTTATATAATCTCTAATTCCTGAAATATTAGCTGCAACATTCATTCTTCAATACAAAAATTTTACAGCATGTAATGAATAAAGTTGCATGTAACTAGGAACTGATATCAGGCAATATATTTGCTTATATGTATGAACAgcacggcaacggccttgctgcagtggatacaccagttcccgtgagatcaccgaagttaagcactgtcgggcgtggtcagcacttggatgggtgaccatccaggctgccatgcgctgttgccatttttcggggtgcactcagcctcattatGCCAATTGTGTAGCTACTCcacagaatagtagcggcttcagtcaagaataccattataacgaccgggagagcagtgtgctgacccccaACGCCCCTCCTACTCGCATCCtccacggcagtcggatggtcccggtaggtcactcgtggcctgaagactgacTTTATATGTACGGCACAGAAGACAACTTCCTGTAAAGCCCTTACAAACAATTCCCTTATTGATTTTACATTTTGTAATATAGGAAATTTTACTATGAATGAAACTTACTGTTTATATCAGAAGAGTAACAAGGACAGGTGACAAATTCCTGCTGAACTCTACGTCAGCTCTGAAGGCGAGTACCTATAAGGGCTCCAGTAACTATTGATACTATTAATCAATTGTTCACTGTTTATCTCAAGCCAAACATGGTACTCATAATTATTGGAAAAACTGTTGTGAGAATATTAATACCAATGATGTAAATACCACTGCAAAAGGGCTAATATTAGACAGCAAATATTCTAAAATTGGTTTCTGTTGAATATATTCATTAGGAGACAGGAACATACAAAAAGTAAGCACTTTTTCAAAAAAACACCAGTACTGGAGATGGTTGATATATTTATTAAGAAAAAACTTTCTTACACCACATCTGCATTACGCAGTAAGAACACAACAGCCaccgatttcttttattttatcctcaGCCTGTTTGGAGAAGAATTTCGCTTTCACGATCACAGGCTGTTTCGGTAGGCGACCCTTACCCAATACTTTGTAGTAACCCTGCAACACAGTAAGTGCATCATGAGAGCTATAAATTTTCAGAAAAACTTGCTCATATTATAGAAACACATGTAATACAAAAGACTGGACAATTCTGTTTTAttcaaattatttttgaaagaaaagtcAGAAATAATTGTGCACATTCTGTATTTTTTACTCCTAAACTTCTGATATTACTCTTAATACTTTAAAGCAGTACTCGCCTACTGATGTGCACATAATTCACacacaaaatttaattaaaatgcccagttagcaccaataatttttttttttttttgaaaaactgcAGACCACACATTGACACCAATTGCCTTTATCAGAACTATGAACAGTCCCTAGACAATAGCTAACACTTTAAAATTCATATCTAAACTGAAAAATGCCACAAATCTCCACAATCAGCAGTTGAGGTAATACATTTCTTCCATCTACTTCAAGGCGAGAAATAATATTGACAATTAACAGTAATGTAAACTGCCACAGCTATTATTAAGATATTAGCAACTGAAACATCCCCAACAGATATACATTGTGTAACTTGGTAGGCTTCATTTCAATAAACATCCAGAACAATAAAGTTGTATAAATGTTCCAAATATAGTGCCTCTAGCACACAATTCATTCAAAACACACTTATACAGTCAAAATCTGAACACTTTTTTCATTTCACAATATCTTGTGTTATTCAATGCGATGATGCCATTGTGTCACCTGACTGATGGAAACTTCAGTATTCATTCTGAATGTCATGTCATGTGCCAAACCAATGTACAATGACAACTTTCATATGAACTGTTCAGTGAATGAAACACCTGAaatgaattttttggaagaatcTCTTCATATTGATAGTAGATCAATCAAGTGGTTCTGCCTTCTTAAGATACACCATTTGTGTTGTCTGCCAACAAGGCAAACCTTTcccacaatttttacttttttgtatccAACCAATATTTTTTGCTTCCCTTATTTCATGGAATCGTGTTAAGGTCACACAAGTGCTTTTTACTACGAGCTATGACATGGAAGATTCGAAAAGTTTGAAAACTTACATGTAGGGAAATATCACCAAACACACAGAACATGAAACACTGATAAGTTATATGAATGGAACTGTCAGCACCACAAAAATATGAACTAGCATTTTGAACAGGAAAGAAATATGCAAATGACCATTCACAATCAACAAATGTGTGTATTTTTCTGTATGTATACAGtttgtgtaaatgtttttatgTAATAAACTGTTTACATCAGTTATTATTCCAGCTCCATGCATAAATTACACTGTCAAGAGCAGACATTGTGCATTTTGATGCTGTGCTGAACACATGCAATGACCTTCAGAAAGCTTACAGAAAGCTTGGCACAGCCCCTCATGTAGCATTTCTCAGTATTTGATTGGAGTATGGTGTCATGTTGCACACTAATCTTGTTTACAAATGTTATACAGACAAGGAATGGGGAACTTACACCAACcatacaaataattatttaaattttctacTTACAGCTTTCACAACATCAATTACTGGTGCTTTCCCCTCAGTATTGTCCTTATACTTTTGCCTTGTCTGTTCCGTGACAAGGGTCCATAATTTGTCAAGGTTGATTGTGGGACACCACTTCGTATTGCGTCTCAAGTGGTAGTTGCGCATACCAAGCTGAAAGAAAATGAGCACTGAAACCACACTCTACAACCAAAAAATTACATAATATACAGCATAATCTGAAAAATACAGTATTATTCCAATGTTATAAGAATGTCGAGTGCAACTATTTTAACAAACTGATGTgagaacattaaaaaaatgaacAGTCATTAAGTGGAAATTACAAAACCATTTTAATAATATCTGTTGCAGACAGATGTATTACAGCTCTGTCTACAGTTCAAGGACATGATACATCCCATCACAACCAAGTGAATGGTGCTTTGCATATAACAATCTGTTGTCCCCAAGAtttcccaagtgaaattccctgatttccagaaaagttttagcattttttccttacgaattttgagatctcaagggtaagttaagatGTAAGATGAGTATCTGcctttgcagctatggtacaaaAAATAGTAATGCAAACTAGGAAATATCTAAAAACTTTCAAGCAGATGACGTTTCCTGATGCAAACAAAACTATCAAGGACTAACattaacatcttttgtaatgaactgtttctagatgaagaaagcaagccaaatggtatgagTGTTTCTTTAAGACcactgatattttatttcaataaaatgagacATTTCATGACAAAAATATGCCTTTCCTTGGAgttacaagacagatttaaaataccttcactgatttcagaaataac containing:
- the LOC126198969 gene encoding 60S ribosomal protein L27a; translation: MSTHKKKTRKLRGHVSHGHGRIGKHRKHPGGRGNAGGMHHHRINFDKYHPGYFGKLGMRNYHLRRNTKWCPTINLDKLWTLVTEQTRQKYKDNTEGKAPVIDVVKAGYYKVLGKGRLPKQPVIVKAKFFSKQAEDKIKEIGGCCVLTA